One genomic segment of Catalinimonas alkaloidigena includes these proteins:
- a CDS encoding DUF2179 domain-containing protein → MIEFDFFDFVFLPLMIFIARVSDVTLATVKLMFVVNNARKFAAILGFFEALITILALSRIMQDASNMAAYVMYAAGFAAGTYIGMRIEEKLAYGSVVIRIISKKIPDTLLIHLSENRYRYSMVDANDQSGNTQILFTVCKRSKVSTFLRNLENIAPEALYTIEGVKQVSHDLLPEHQKTSKPNLSRMLSSWGKRTQAAFYHW, encoded by the coding sequence ATGATTGAATTTGATTTCTTTGACTTCGTTTTTTTACCCTTGATGATCTTTATTGCCAGGGTATCAGACGTAACTTTGGCTACAGTAAAACTGATGTTTGTAGTCAATAACGCGCGTAAATTCGCGGCCATACTAGGCTTTTTTGAAGCCCTGATTACCATACTGGCTTTGTCGCGCATTATGCAAGATGCCAGCAATATGGCTGCTTATGTTATGTATGCGGCCGGCTTTGCTGCCGGAACCTATATAGGAATGCGTATTGAGGAAAAGCTGGCTTATGGTAGTGTAGTAATCAGAATCATCAGCAAGAAAATTCCGGACACTTTGCTGATACATCTGTCAGAAAACCGCTATCGTTACTCCATGGTAGATGCCAATGACCAGTCGGGAAATACCCAGATTCTATTTACGGTATGTAAGCGTAGTAAAGTCAGTACGTTTCTGCGTAATCTGGAGAACATCGCACCAGAAGCACTATATACGATTGAAGGAGTAAAACAGGTGAGCCATGATTTACTCCCTGAACACCAAAAAACCTCAAAACCAAACCTGTCCCGTATGCTTTCTTCCTGGGGTAAAAGAACGCAGGCAGCCTTCTACCATTGGTAG
- a CDS encoding DUF502 domain-containing protein: MQHTDQCESENNKYRQAKAHHSGKTNKSIAMKNHAHHQKVTWNRAYIFRTMIDGALLVLPLAIILFALYLLFRFVFNLLVPISAILTTGSEEPHWSVNIISLVILLLFLFAVGLATRNRSGKFYYTYFERNYLSQIPLYTTVKDTVQQFSGLKKMPFSQVVLIDPFKTGVLMTGFVTEEVSKDIFTVFVPTAPNPTNGNIYHVPKECVQFLKVGTDKAMRTVVSMGTGSTCLFSENNSAHLNAENPRP; the protein is encoded by the coding sequence ATGCAACATACTGATCAGTGTGAATCAGAAAACAACAAGTACCGACAAGCCAAAGCACATCATTCTGGAAAAACAAATAAGTCTATCGCAATGAAAAATCATGCTCACCACCAAAAAGTAACATGGAACCGCGCCTACATTTTTAGGACAATGATAGACGGAGCACTGCTTGTACTTCCTTTAGCGATTATTCTTTTTGCACTTTATTTACTTTTTAGGTTTGTTTTTAATCTTCTGGTGCCAATCAGTGCTATTTTAACTACAGGCAGCGAAGAACCTCACTGGTCGGTCAATATTATTTCGCTTGTCATCCTGCTACTTTTCCTGTTTGCTGTGGGGCTTGCTACACGTAATAGATCTGGAAAGTTTTACTACACCTACTTTGAAAGAAATTACCTGAGCCAAATTCCTCTCTATACCACCGTAAAAGATACGGTACAGCAATTCAGCGGGCTCAAGAAAATGCCTTTCAGCCAGGTAGTACTGATAGATCCTTTTAAGACCGGTGTCCTCATGACTGGCTTTGTAACCGAAGAAGTTTCCAAGGACATATTCACCGTTTTTGTACCTACCGCTCCCAACCCGACCAACGGCAACATCTATCATGTACCCAAGGAGTGCGTTCAGTTTTTGAAAGTAGGCACCGACAAGGCCATGCGTACGGTTGTAAGTATGGGAACTGGCTCTACATGCCTCTTTTCTGAAAATAATTCGGCACACTTAAATGCTGAAAACCCAAGGCCTTAA
- a CDS encoding AI-2E family transporter, with protein MRLKYILTYFALIVVSLSFFFWGLVQAKAFLVPLSVAALLAMVMLPVCRWFERKKINRGWASFFSVLIIMSFFLILFTLVGSQVESLADDWPEIKQRIEPKIEQLQEYIAKKTGISVREQEQKIAETIPGNADSASPKAKGENQKAAPQDSTQQQAQSRQTSPSSGKGTSGAILQSAGSVAGKFIGFLGTFLLTFIYIFFFLLYRKKFRLSVLKMIPEHKKGVAQKILYKSTEVSQNYLSGRLILIIFLAILYTIGLTISGVPNAMLIALLAAVLSLIPYLGNVIGYVLTVGMALFSAAGITGVIGVSITFTIAQFVESYILEPYVVGDKVNLNPVVTIIVVVLGEAVWGIIGMLIAIPALGVLKVVFDNIPSLRPFGYLFGSEDISQEDDEDKDNFFSKAKHWALKRFK; from the coding sequence ATGAGGTTGAAGTACATCCTCACTTATTTTGCATTAATCGTAGTAAGCTTATCTTTCTTTTTCTGGGGACTCGTACAGGCAAAGGCATTCTTGGTTCCTCTTTCCGTAGCTGCCTTACTTGCGATGGTAATGCTGCCTGTCTGCAGATGGTTTGAAAGAAAAAAAATAAACAGGGGGTGGGCTTCTTTTTTCTCAGTTTTGATCATCATGTCTTTCTTTCTCATTCTGTTCACATTAGTCGGGAGTCAGGTTGAGAGTTTGGCAGATGACTGGCCAGAGATCAAGCAAAGAATTGAGCCTAAGATAGAGCAGTTGCAAGAGTACATTGCTAAAAAGACGGGCATTTCAGTGCGGGAGCAAGAGCAGAAAATAGCGGAAACCATCCCTGGTAATGCTGATTCGGCTTCGCCAAAAGCTAAAGGGGAAAATCAAAAGGCTGCGCCTCAGGATAGCACACAGCAGCAGGCACAGAGCAGACAAACTTCCCCATCTTCAGGAAAAGGCACATCCGGCGCTATTTTACAAAGCGCAGGAAGCGTGGCAGGTAAATTCATCGGTTTTCTGGGCACTTTTCTGCTTACCTTCATCTATATCTTCTTCTTTCTGCTTTACAGGAAAAAATTCAGGCTTTCCGTTCTGAAAATGATACCTGAACATAAGAAAGGTGTGGCACAGAAAATTCTCTATAAGTCAACTGAAGTATCGCAAAACTATCTTTCTGGCAGGCTGATCCTGATCATTTTCCTCGCTATCCTTTACACCATTGGCCTGACAATCTCGGGAGTGCCTAATGCCATGTTGATAGCGCTGCTGGCCGCTGTGCTTTCTCTTATTCCTTATCTGGGTAATGTAATAGGCTATGTTCTGACAGTTGGGATGGCCCTTTTCTCTGCTGCGGGCATTACGGGTGTCATTGGAGTAAGCATTACTTTTACAATTGCCCAGTTTGTAGAAAGCTATATCCTTGAACCTTATGTTGTGGGCGACAAGGTAAATCTTAATCCTGTGGTGACTATCATTGTAGTAGTATTGGGAGAGGCTGTATGGGGAATTATAGGGATGCTGATCGCCATCCCTGCCCTGGGCGTGCTGAAAGTAGTATTTGATAATATTCCATCGCTTCGGCCATTTGGCTACTTGTTTGGTTCTGAAGACATCAGCCAGGAAGACGATGAGGATAAAGATAATTTTTTCTCTAAAGCCAAACATTGGGCATTGAAGCGGTTCAAATAA